The following are encoded in a window of Nibricoccus aquaticus genomic DNA:
- a CDS encoding alpha-L-rhamnosidase C-terminal domain-containing protein: MSIPRFLPPMTGLDADANVQPRHPADAAAWIWHPWRVTGETAFLRFSIEVFLMETETIRVHVTADQRYIFSVDGVEVGRGPDRGVVERWPVASHELALSAGRHRFEALVWWIADGSLTGLRADASAGGDALRSRPPVAQTTWRGGFLFAGDGAMAPRLNSGQAPWRVDDLTDAVRLVQPVFPVYHDIGPEFQIDGGRWSLVRSGETAVVVAGHVRGNPHGVQRPGWRLAPASLPEQEYTRMNRGRVRAFAGSWKTGQLKETTDAGVNDWSLLLRGEGSVVVPPDSERTLLWDFEDYVCGYVRLIASGAGAQVRVDWAEALHEAISCECVAGGTRKGDRAAIDGKVFCGFGDEFAVGAHEVEFPAFWWRSGRFLQVRLRTGAQSLTIRSLAIISTGYPLGDAARVATNDEALNELAAICERTTRACAHEIWTDCPYYEQMAYVGDSRLAALVNYAVFSDDRLSRRMLELFDDSRRGTGLVAMRVPGTWTQVSVTYALLWVLMVRDFAWWRDDASFVRARLRGVRALNDEIASLAGENGLLGVLPGWSFVDWVPEWTNGCGPGVREGDSCLVNLHWLLALRAQTELEKHFGEPELAALTKRRADRIAAAIVERYWSAGHGLLADTGQQVDFSEHAQALGLSAELPLALSRERWVENWLNAPTLTRATVYFSFYVMEALRAAGRGDELLKRADMWRDLPLRGLLTVPEAPEPTRSDCHGWGAHLRWHFAASVAGVRPAAPGFARIEVRPLLGPLTSIDVVVRHPRGNIECVLRRDGQRLQGRLVLPEGICGELHWNEKTRRLSAGENEIDES; this comes from the coding sequence ATGAGCATCCCCCGTTTTCTACCTCCGATGACAGGGCTGGACGCGGATGCGAATGTGCAGCCGCGACATCCCGCGGATGCCGCCGCATGGATCTGGCATCCGTGGCGCGTGACGGGAGAGACGGCATTTTTGCGATTCAGCATCGAGGTTTTCTTGATGGAAACGGAAACCATCCGCGTTCACGTGACGGCGGACCAGCGTTACATTTTCAGCGTCGATGGAGTGGAGGTCGGGCGCGGGCCGGATCGTGGCGTGGTGGAGAGATGGCCGGTGGCCAGTCATGAACTCGCGCTATCCGCCGGCCGACATCGATTCGAAGCATTAGTGTGGTGGATTGCCGATGGCTCCCTGACGGGATTGCGCGCGGACGCGAGCGCAGGCGGAGATGCCCTGCGGAGCCGTCCACCGGTTGCGCAGACGACGTGGCGCGGAGGATTTTTATTTGCAGGCGACGGAGCGATGGCTCCGCGGCTCAACAGCGGGCAGGCACCGTGGCGCGTGGATGATTTGACCGATGCGGTGCGACTGGTGCAGCCGGTTTTCCCGGTGTATCACGATATCGGACCTGAGTTCCAAATCGACGGGGGGCGCTGGTCTTTGGTGAGAAGCGGGGAAACGGCGGTTGTCGTCGCCGGCCATGTGCGTGGTAATCCGCATGGCGTGCAGCGTCCCGGCTGGCGTCTCGCCCCGGCCAGTTTGCCGGAGCAGGAATACACGCGGATGAATCGAGGTCGGGTCCGTGCGTTCGCGGGGTCGTGGAAGACCGGCCAGTTGAAGGAGACGACAGACGCCGGTGTGAATGACTGGAGTTTGTTACTTCGAGGGGAAGGCAGCGTGGTTGTCCCGCCTGACAGCGAGCGAACGCTGCTCTGGGATTTTGAAGATTATGTCTGCGGTTATGTGCGGCTGATTGCCTCGGGAGCCGGTGCGCAGGTGCGCGTCGATTGGGCGGAGGCGTTGCACGAAGCGATTTCGTGCGAGTGTGTGGCTGGAGGCACCCGGAAAGGGGATCGCGCGGCGATCGACGGGAAAGTTTTTTGCGGCTTCGGCGACGAGTTTGCGGTGGGAGCGCATGAAGTTGAATTCCCGGCTTTCTGGTGGCGCTCGGGTCGGTTTCTTCAAGTGCGGCTGCGCACCGGAGCACAGTCTCTCACGATCAGATCGCTCGCGATCATCTCGACGGGCTATCCGCTCGGGGACGCGGCCCGGGTGGCGACGAATGATGAGGCACTGAACGAACTCGCGGCGATCTGCGAACGAACCACACGGGCGTGCGCGCATGAGATCTGGACCGACTGCCCCTACTACGAGCAGATGGCCTATGTGGGTGACAGCCGCCTCGCGGCGCTGGTCAACTACGCGGTGTTTTCGGACGACCGATTGAGTCGCCGCATGCTCGAGCTTTTCGATGATTCGCGCAGGGGAACGGGCCTGGTGGCGATGCGTGTTCCCGGGACGTGGACGCAGGTGAGCGTGACTTACGCGCTGCTCTGGGTGCTGATGGTCCGGGACTTTGCGTGGTGGCGCGATGATGCGAGTTTCGTGCGTGCGCGCCTGCGCGGCGTGCGTGCCCTGAACGACGAGATCGCCTCGCTGGCGGGTGAAAACGGCCTTCTTGGAGTTTTACCCGGATGGTCGTTTGTGGATTGGGTACCGGAGTGGACCAACGGCTGCGGACCGGGCGTGCGCGAAGGCGATTCATGCCTGGTGAATCTCCATTGGTTGCTCGCGTTGCGCGCGCAGACGGAGTTGGAAAAACACTTTGGCGAACCAGAACTCGCGGCCCTCACGAAGCGGAGGGCCGATCGGATTGCTGCAGCGATCGTCGAGCGGTATTGGTCTGCCGGGCACGGACTTCTCGCGGACACAGGCCAGCAGGTTGATTTCAGCGAACACGCGCAGGCGCTGGGGTTATCCGCCGAGTTGCCGCTGGCGCTGAGCCGGGAGCGTTGGGTGGAAAACTGGTTGAATGCTCCGACGCTCACGCGTGCCACGGTCTATTTTTCCTTCTACGTGATGGAAGCACTGAGGGCTGCCGGCCGCGGAGACGAGCTGCTGAAGCGGGCGGACATGTGGCGCGATCTCCCGCTGCGGGGATTGCTCACCGTTCCAGAAGCTCCTGAACCGACACGCAGCGATTGTCATGGCTGGGGCGCGCATCTGCGCTGGCACTTCGCCGCGTCGGTCGCCGGTGTGCGGCCAGCGGCGCCGGGATTTGCGCGGATTGAGGTGCGACCACTGTTAGGACCCCTGACGTCCATCGATGTGGTCGTGCGGCATCCGCGCGGAAATATCGAATGCGTGCTGCGACGTGACGGCCAGCGTTTGCAAGGACGACTGGTCTTGCCCGAAGGCATTTGCGGTGAACTCCACTGGAACGAAAAGACACGCCGGCTAAGTGCGGGAGAAAATGAAATCGATGAATCCTAA
- a CDS encoding discoidin domain-containing protein, translating into MLTPQKFFCLFALLLTSLVGARAEMAVAIDPVAFGKSALANPNLANTDGELFCWNASGAAADFLRGYTASGDARWLEEAERYYDFLLGKLTRDPDGYEGWIGLSIWGTPGRQNLDDYRIDAVVGDAILLAPLVGFAEIVKKDPALTVRFGASAERYLEKARKIGWEKWNHRGAYYRDAAGYGSYQMPARFISKEKGQWVAAAVEPMTENLNKHSAMGIVMLRLWRVTGEMKYRLRAEEIFSRLKSLFRYLPDEDRVIWNFWMPHAPLDIRGEKLASWVGLHPQRPNYQSEEVARMVEAYDSGVVFDADDLRRLIRTNHFMMPAAYGGKWRTADGSAESGKIWSSLARFDPKIRELWRATLEKSDKPHEKIERAYDDTVTARELHWGRRYVKEAVAMRVFYHPPQPGAVLSATVVIPNAIRAQSSEGVRLVTQTRAAGELTIDLLDRTGRVVLGELYRRKVSGDATIVMPSWDGVNPRSQKREAGEYIVRWRLNGEIRTEKVWVTLEKTESPPGLEAGERWLETVAVDASDYQSRFVPEKTRDDDLETRWTAPNDGPWIRFDFGRGQPLVAIDLAVGQGDRRNAFFRLEVSDDGAIWKKVFEGASGGKTAGFERFRIERVQARFVRYVGFGNSMNEWNNLSEVRFVAAEGAQLP; encoded by the coding sequence ATGCTAACCCCGCAAAAGTTTTTTTGTCTGTTTGCGCTTCTCTTAACTTCGCTGGTTGGCGCAAGAGCCGAGATGGCCGTGGCGATCGACCCGGTGGCGTTTGGTAAGAGCGCGCTCGCAAATCCGAATCTGGCAAACACCGACGGCGAGTTATTCTGCTGGAACGCATCGGGGGCGGCGGCGGATTTTTTGCGTGGTTATACGGCTTCGGGCGATGCGAGGTGGCTGGAAGAGGCGGAGAGATATTACGATTTTCTACTCGGAAAATTGACGCGTGATCCCGACGGCTACGAAGGCTGGATCGGACTTTCGATCTGGGGAACACCGGGGCGGCAAAATCTGGATGACTACAGAATCGATGCGGTGGTGGGTGACGCGATCCTGCTGGCGCCGCTGGTGGGCTTTGCGGAGATCGTGAAAAAAGATCCCGCGTTGACGGTGCGGTTTGGCGCATCGGCGGAACGTTATCTGGAAAAGGCGCGAAAGATCGGGTGGGAGAAGTGGAATCATCGCGGCGCGTATTATCGCGATGCGGCGGGTTACGGCAGTTACCAGATGCCGGCACGGTTTATCTCCAAGGAGAAGGGGCAGTGGGTCGCGGCAGCGGTCGAGCCGATGACGGAGAATCTCAACAAGCACTCCGCGATGGGGATTGTGATGCTGCGACTCTGGCGCGTGACGGGAGAAATGAAGTATCGTCTTCGCGCGGAGGAAATTTTTTCGCGGCTGAAGTCACTCTTTCGTTATCTGCCCGATGAGGACCGGGTGATATGGAATTTTTGGATGCCACATGCGCCGCTGGATATTCGCGGCGAGAAGCTGGCGAGCTGGGTGGGGCTGCACCCGCAACGGCCGAATTACCAGTCCGAGGAAGTGGCCCGCATGGTGGAGGCATACGATTCGGGCGTGGTGTTCGATGCGGACGATCTCCGCCGGTTGATCCGCACCAATCACTTTATGATGCCGGCAGCGTACGGCGGAAAATGGCGGACGGCGGATGGTTCGGCTGAGTCGGGGAAAATCTGGAGCAGTCTTGCGCGATTTGATCCGAAGATCCGCGAACTGTGGCGAGCGACGCTGGAGAAATCGGACAAGCCGCATGAGAAAATCGAGCGCGCTTACGACGACACCGTGACGGCGCGAGAGCTACATTGGGGCAGACGGTACGTGAAGGAGGCGGTTGCGATGCGCGTCTTTTATCACCCGCCACAACCGGGTGCGGTGCTTTCGGCGACAGTGGTTATTCCGAATGCGATTCGTGCTCAGAGTTCCGAGGGCGTGCGGCTGGTGACGCAGACAAGGGCTGCCGGGGAGTTGACGATCGATCTCCTCGATAGGACGGGGCGCGTAGTGTTGGGAGAGCTCTATCGTCGCAAGGTGTCTGGCGATGCGACGATTGTGATGCCGTCGTGGGACGGCGTGAATCCACGCAGTCAGAAGCGTGAAGCGGGTGAGTATATCGTGCGCTGGCGGCTCAACGGAGAAATTCGAACGGAGAAAGTCTGGGTGACGCTGGAGAAGACGGAGAGCCCGCCTGGTTTGGAAGCCGGCGAGAGGTGGCTGGAGACGGTCGCGGTAGATGCGAGTGACTATCAGTCGCGCTTCGTGCCGGAGAAAACACGCGACGATGATCTGGAGACACGCTGGACGGCGCCGAACGACGGGCCGTGGATTCGCTTCGATTTTGGACGAGGGCAGCCACTCGTCGCCATCGATCTGGCAGTCGGGCAAGGCGATCGGAGGAACGCGTTTTTCCGATTGGAAGTTTCGGATGATGGAGCGATCTGGAAAAAAGTATTCGAAGGCGCGTCGGGCGGGAAGACGGCGGGGTTCGAGCGTTTTCGAATCGAGCGGGTGCAGGCGCGCTTTGTGCGCTACGTGGGCTTTGGTAACTCAATGAACGAATGGAATAACCTCAGTGAAGTGCGTTTCGTCGCCGCCGAAGGAGCTCAACTGCCATGA
- a CDS encoding sialate O-acetylesterase: MRPFLYFAAMILAANVSAEVRLAALFTDHTVLQRRVEIPVWGWASPGENVSVEFRAHTARAVADANGRWQVKLPAMEAGAPAEMIVRGTNEVRLRDVVLGEVWLCSGQSNMAFRVEELDEPEEEAAAEYPDIRHFAVGIAVAMEPAESVEGRWMVCSPATVGRFTATGYYFARELQRKLGVPVGLINASVGGTQIESWMSAEALASDPAFAVVAQRWAEALANYPVLAQAVTEARTRWNAVTVAERFELARAGLRPGPMPPGPGNRDTPSSLFNAMIHPLMPYAIRGTLWDQGGANASRYSEYGRLFCAMIEDWRTKWNGGQLPFLFVQAPNFLDPKSSGYDRAGLRLAQAEALKLPATEMAVTVDIGETNNVHPLNKRQVGARLAAIARAKVYGENLIFSGPRFRSAERIDDKAVRVNFETWGEALVSASERFGGFELATAEGNYVAVSARIEGTGVVLTVPEGVQPLRVVYAWGDDPACDLRSASGLPAAPFIAELR, translated from the coding sequence ATGAGACCGTTTCTTTATTTCGCGGCGATGATCCTGGCGGCGAATGTGTCGGCCGAAGTGCGTCTGGCGGCGTTGTTCACCGATCACACGGTGCTGCAACGCCGGGTTGAAATTCCCGTGTGGGGCTGGGCCTCTCCGGGGGAGAACGTGTCGGTGGAGTTTCGCGCACACACGGCGCGAGCCGTGGCTGACGCAAACGGGCGCTGGCAGGTAAAATTGCCCGCGATGGAGGCGGGGGCGCCTGCGGAGATGATTGTGCGCGGTACCAATGAAGTGCGGCTGCGTGATGTGGTGCTCGGCGAGGTGTGGTTGTGCTCGGGCCAGTCGAACATGGCTTTTCGCGTGGAAGAGCTGGACGAACCCGAGGAGGAGGCGGCCGCGGAGTATCCAGATATCCGGCACTTTGCCGTGGGCATCGCTGTGGCGATGGAGCCGGCTGAATCGGTGGAAGGACGATGGATGGTGTGTTCCCCGGCGACGGTAGGCCGCTTCACCGCGACTGGTTATTATTTTGCCCGTGAACTCCAGCGGAAGCTCGGCGTGCCCGTGGGGCTTATCAATGCGAGTGTGGGAGGCACGCAGATCGAGTCGTGGATGAGCGCCGAGGCGCTGGCTTCAGATCCCGCTTTTGCGGTGGTGGCTCAGCGCTGGGCGGAAGCACTGGCGAATTATCCGGTACTTGCCCAAGCCGTGACCGAGGCCAGGACGCGCTGGAACGCGGTGACCGTGGCGGAACGATTCGAGCTGGCGCGCGCAGGACTGCGGCCAGGTCCGATGCCGCCGGGGCCGGGAAACCGGGATACGCCGTCCAGCCTTTTCAACGCGATGATTCATCCGCTCATGCCCTATGCGATCCGGGGAACTCTTTGGGATCAGGGCGGCGCCAATGCGTCGCGTTACAGCGAATACGGAAGACTTTTTTGCGCGATGATCGAGGACTGGCGGACAAAGTGGAACGGAGGCCAACTGCCGTTCCTGTTCGTGCAGGCGCCCAATTTCCTCGATCCGAAGTCGTCAGGCTACGACCGGGCGGGCCTGAGACTGGCGCAAGCGGAGGCGTTGAAACTGCCTGCCACCGAGATGGCGGTGACGGTGGACATCGGGGAGACGAACAACGTGCATCCGCTCAACAAACGACAGGTGGGTGCGCGGCTGGCGGCGATCGCGCGCGCAAAAGTTTATGGCGAGAACCTGATTTTTTCCGGGCCGAGGTTTCGATCTGCGGAACGCATAGACGACAAGGCGGTGCGCGTGAATTTTGAAACCTGGGGTGAAGCACTGGTGAGCGCCTCGGAGCGATTCGGCGGATTTGAACTGGCGACAGCGGAGGGGAATTACGTGGCGGTGAGCGCGCGGATCGAGGGTACGGGCGTGGTGTTGACCGTGCCGGAGGGCGTGCAACCGCTGCGGGTGGTTTATGCGTGGGGCGACGATCCTGCCTGCGATCTGCGGAGCGCATCGGGATTGCCGGCGGCTCCCTTCATCGCCGAACTGCGCTGA